CTCGTGCATCGGTTCGTACAGCAGAACAACCGGCCTACTCATCACAGCCTCGGCCTACTTGTGAACGCACAGTCGGGCCCCGCGCGACTCGTAGCTCATCTCCTGGTAGACGGTCTTCCACTCCAGGTAGTCGTCGACGGCGATCGAGCCCTGCTCGCGTCCGATGCCGCTCATCTTCATGCCGCCGTAGGGGGCCTGGACGTACGAGCCGTGGATGTCGTTGATCCACACCGAGCCGGCCTCCATCTTGTGCGCCGCCAGGTAGCAGTTTCGGGCATCGCGGCTGAAGAAATAGGCGCTTAGGCCGAAGACCGTGTCGTTGGCATATTCGAAGGCCTGCTCCAGATCGCCGCTGACCTTCATGAAGGCCAGCACCGGGCCGAAGGTTTCCTCGCGCATGACTTCCATATCGTGGCTGCAGTCGGCCAGCACGGTCGGTCCGAAGAAAAAGCCCTTGTCGCCGATGCGGCTTCCGCCGGACAGCAGCCTGGCCCCCTTGGCCACGGCATCCTTGACCTGGCTCTCGACCCATTCCAACTGCTTCATGTTGATCAGCGGTCCAATGTCCACGCCTTCCTTGAACCCGTCACCGGTAACGACCTTCTTGGCATACCCGGCGACGCCGTTGACCACCCGCTCGTACACCTTCTCGTGGACATACACCCGGTTGATCCGGTTGCACACCTGTCCGCAGCCGCGGAACGACTGGAAGGTAATCGCCTCGATCGCCTTCTCCAGGTC
This Anaerolineales bacterium DNA region includes the following protein-coding sequences:
- a CDS encoding aldehyde dehydrogenase family protein, which gives rise to GEALVRHPLVRKAAITGSVAGGVAVMKAAAEGIKRVTLELGGQCPCIVWEDADLEKAIEAITFQSFRGCGQVCNRINRVYVHEKVYERVVNGVAGYAKKVVTGDGFKEGVDIGPLINMKQLEWVESQVKDAVAKGARLLSGGSRIGDKGFFFGPTVLADCSHDMEVMREETFGPVLAFMKVSGDLEQAFEYANDTVFGLSAYFFSRDARNCYLAAHKMEAGSVWINDIHGSYVQAPYGGMKMSGIGREQGSIAVDDYLEWKTVYQEMSYESRGARLCVHK